The genomic segment AAATGGAAAGCGTTAAATTAACTAAAGCAGTTTTTGATAAATATAGTAACTGTAAAAAGATTACCATAAAGGTAGAAAAGGAGTAGTTAACTATGAGTACAAGGGAATTAACATGCATAGGCTGTCCAATAGGTTGTGCTCTTGTGGTAGCGCTTGAGGGCAAAGAAGTTATTAGCGTTAAAGGAAATACCTGTAAGCTGGGAGAAACCTACGGCAAGAAAGAATGCACTAATCCAACAAGAGTCGTTACATCCTCTGTTTTAGTTTCAGGTGGGGAAAATGAGATACTTCCTGTTAAAACTGAGAGAGATATTCCAAAGGATATGATTTATGACTGCGTAAGAGCATTAAAAAATGTTATAGTAAAAGCTCCTATTTCTATAGGTGATGTGGTTCTAGAAAACATACTTGACACCGGAGTGAATATTATAGCAACTAAGAACGTTAAAGTGGTCTAATAGTATTACTTTAATAGTATATTAGTAATAGTATATAACCCCTTCTTCTATAAGAGGGGGTTATACACTATAATAAAGAAAAAACTTCAGTGAGAGTATAAATTTCTTTCTGAAGTCGTTGATACTGCCGCTGCGCAGGTGATGATTTAACATTAACAACTAATCCAATAATAATTCACGATATTATATTAATTAATATCGTGTTTCCATAAATCATTAAGTAAACGATTACTATTAAACCGAAAAAGGAGTGTACAAATTATGGCTAAGTATGTAATGGCACTAGATCAAGGAACAACAAGTTCAAGATGCATTTTATTTAACAAAGAAGGACTTATTGCAAGCGTAGCTCAAAAAGAGTTTACACAAATATTTCCGAGTCCAGGTTGGGTTGAGCATGACCCTATGGAAATTTGGGCTACTCAATTAGGTATGGCACAAGAAGCTATGGCCAAAATTGGTGCCACAGCAAAAGATATCTCCGCTATTGGTATTACTAATCAAAGAGAAACTACAGTGGTTTGGAATAAAAACACTGGAGTTCCTGTATACAATGCAATTGTTTGGCAATGTAGAAGAACCGCTGGCATGTGTGATGAATTAAAGACTGTAGGCTTTAATAAAGTAGTACGCGATAAAACTGGACTTATACTTGATGCTTATTTTTCTGGAACAAAAGTTAAATGGATACTTGATAATGTCGCTGGTGCTAGAGACGAGGCTGAAAAAGGTAATTTAATATTTGGTACTATTGATACATGGTTAATTTGGAAATTAACAAATGGAAAGGTTCATGTAACAGATTATACAAATGCTTCAAGAACACTTCTATACAACATTCATGAATTGAAATGGGACGATGAAATACTTAGTACTTTAGATATACCTAAATCAATGCTTGCAGAAGTAAAACCGTCAAGCTGTGTTTATGGATACACCGATAATTCAATATTTGGTTCTCCAATTGCAATAGCTGGCGCAGCCGGTGATCAGCAAGCTGCCCTGTTTGGACAAACTTGTTATCAAGCTGGAACGGCTAAAAATACTTATGGTACTGGTTGCTTCTTATTAATGAACACTGGTGAAAAAGCAGTTGATTCCCACAATGGTTTACTTACAACTATAGCTTACGGCATTAATGGCAAAGTTAACTACGCTCTTGAGGGAAGTGTATTTGTTGCAGGTGCAACTATTCAATGGCTAAGAGATGAATTAAGAATGATAAAGACCGCACCTGAATCAGAGGAGTATGCCTGTGCTGTTGAAGATACAGATGGTGTATATATGGTGCCAGCATTCGTTGGACTTGGTGCTCCATATTGGGATCCATATGCAAGAGGAACAATAGTTGGTTTAACTCGCGGAACTAAGAAAGAACACTTTATACGAGCAGCACTTGAATCCTTAGCTTATCAGACAAATGATGTATTAAAAGCTATGCAAGAAGATTCAGGTATTACACTTAAATCATTAAAGGTGGATGGTGGTGCATGTGCTAATAACTTCTTAATGCAGTTTCAGTCAGATATATTAGATGTTCAAGTTGACAGACCAAAAGTAATTGAAACAACAGCGTTAGGTGCTGCCTATTTAGCAGGCCTGGCAGTTGGATATTGGAAAGATCAGGAGGAAATTGCGAAAAATTGGGCACTATCAAGATCCTTTGAACCAAAAATGGGAGAAGAAAAGAGATTAGAACTTTTAAAAGGATGGCATAAAGCTATTGGAAGATCAAGAAATTGGTCGAAATAAGGAAAATAAAGCTATAATATGATATGATATGATATGTATTCAAATATAGACGCAATGCAATACATTTCATCTATAAAGATATTCGAAAATTAGGGGGAAAATAAAATGTCAACAAAACTATTAGCTGAATTTTTTGGTACTATGATACTTATTCTTTTAGGAGACGGTGTAGTTGCAGGCAGTGTACTAAACAAAAGTAAGTCTCAAAATAGCGGATGGATTGTAATTGCATCTGGTTGGGCAATGGCCGTTATGTTGCCAGCGTTCATTTTTGGTGCAATAAGCGGTGCTCACTTTAACCCAGCGCTTACTATTGCTTTAGCTGTTGCTGGAAAATTTTCCTGGGCGCAAGTGCCTGGTTATGTTATAGCCCAAATGTTAGGAGCTATGGCTGGAGCTACACTAGTATGGCTTACATACTTAGAACACTGGAAGGCAACAGATGACCAGGCTGGAAAACTCGCAGTATTTTGTACAGGACCAGCAATTAGAAAGTATTCTTCAAACTTTTTAACTGAAGTAATCGGAACATTTGTATTGGTTTTTGTTATATTAGGTATAGGTGGTGTTACAGCTGCTGCAGGATTACCAACATTTGTTGTTGGAGGATTAATTTTGGGTTTAGGACTTTCTTTAGGTGGACCAACGGGATATGCAATAAATCCAGCAAGAGATTTAGGACCAAGAATTGTTCATGCAATATTACCAATAGCCGGTAAAGGAGATTCTGATTGGGCGTATTCATGGATTCCAGTATTTGCCCCAATAGTTGGAGCAGTACTTGCAGCATTAGTTTGGGTAGCTGTATTTTAGTAAATCATGTAGTCATTAAATTGGAACACATAGATCCTCAATAAACTAAATTAAAAGTTTACATGCAAGCCGTAAGTATTTTCATCTTATGACTTCCATGTAAACTTTTTTATTTGTAAAATATATTAACTTTGTAAGTATAAATTATTTTAGATTAGATTATTTATCAAACTTTGTTAAATAAGCAGATAGCTCTTTTAATCCATTTATTAATATATTTGAATGCGAACAGTATCCTAACCTAGCATGCCCCGGAACATCAAAACGATTGCCTGGAACTAAAAGAACTCCTTTTTCTTTTAAAATATCTATGCAGAATTGTTCAATATCAACAGGTATATCTAATTTTATAAATGATGTAGAAACATATTTCGGAAACACTAATGAAACGCGAGGTTCATTTTTAATCCATTCCTTAACAATTTCTAAATTCGTATGGATAATTTTTTTATTTCTATCTAGGACTAATTCTTTATTTTTTAATACATGAACAGCTAGATAATCATCAAAAACACCTGCGCAAATCATAGTGTAATCACGATACTTCCTAAATGAATCTGCTAATTCTTTATTGCTAGCAATCCAACCAACACGTATTCCTGGAACTGAATATGTTTTTGATAGACTATTTGTAGAAATCCCTTTATCATATAGGTCTACTATTGATGAAACAGAAATGTCAGAATCTAAAGGTTTATATACTTCATCAACTAAAATGTAAGCACCCACAGCATCCGCAATCTTAACTATTTCTTTTAGAAAGTTATCATCAAAAATAGTCCCAGTAGGATTATTTGCATTATTCAAACAAATCAATTTTGTATTTGGACGCATTAATTTTTTTAATTCATCTAACTTAGGTAGCCAGTCATTATCTTCATAAATTTCCCAAAACTCCACTTCAGCACCAAAAGACTTTGGAATCTCATATAATTGTTGATAGCTAGGATGCATGGCAATCACATGATCATTTGGCTCAATTAATGAATATAAAGCTAATAAATTTGCGCCAGTTGCTCCATTAGTTTGTAGAATATTTTCAGCTGGAACATTTTCATATAATTTACTAACCTCTTTTTTAAACTCTGGGGACCCTTCTATCCATCCATAGTTCATTTTTGTTTTTAATAGTCCATGGAAAAATTCCTCTGGAGTTGTCCCATCTATAGATATTATTTCCTCTAATGAAAATGAAGCTATTGAGCTTCCTGCTATATCATAGATAGCATCATTTTCCCAAACATTTAACCATTCTTCAACGCCAAAATTTGCAATTTTCATATTAAAAACCTCTTTTCAACAATTTAAATTGTAATTTTACTTATTGCTAATAGATAAATAACATATATTGATCCAATAACGATCAAAGAAGTTAATACAAATTGGTTTTTTGTTAGTAATTTCTTTTCACCATTTTCTTTTCTAGCCATTACAAAAAACGCAATCCCAGGAATATAAGCCAAAAGACAAAGCAAAGTATAGTTTATTCCTGAAGCTAGAATTCCCCAAATTTCAAAAATTACTGTAATTAAACCTATGATTATTTGTTTTATTTCACCTTTTTTATGTCTGTCGATATAAGATATTTTAAATTGATACATTCCAACGAATAAATAACATATTAATATTGCAGCAGTACCCATTGAATAAGCAAACTGATATGCTTTATCTGTAAATAATAAAGTGAAAATGAATAATTGAGTTAAAGCCGCCGTGATAATTAATGAAAAAGTAGGCGCACCAGCTTTATTTACTTCACCAAATTTTTTCGGCAGTAGGTTTGCACGTGCCATTAAAAGAGTGGTTTCAGCGGGTAACATTGTCCACGATAACCATGAACCTAAAATAGATATTATTAAACCTATGTTTATGAATGTAGCTCCCCATGGCCCAACAATATCTTTTAAGATATACGCCATTGTAGGAGTTGGTAAATTTACTAGTTGCTCTTTACTCATAAGACCATAAGGAATCATAGAAGCTAAAACATAAATAATTAATAAACCTAATAGTCCTAGTACAGTTGCCCTGCCTGCTTCAGATTTCTTATTAGCACGAGAAGATAACATAGAGGCCCCTTCTATACCGACAAAAACCCACATCATTACCATCATACAACTTTTAACTTGCACGAATATATCTGATATCTTAAAATTAGTAGATATGTTTCCCCAAAAATGATATGTAAATAAATCCACCTTAAAAGCTATAATACCTATTACTATGAATAAAAAGATTGGTATTAATTTAAATAAGGTAACTAGTGTATTTATAACAGCGGCTTCTTCAACTCCTCTATTAACTATGTAAGTAAGTAACCATATAAAAACACTTGCACCGATAATTGATGGTATATTATGACCATTTCCAAAGACGGGAAAGAAGTAGGAAAGTATACTCATAAGCATTGTGGCAAAGGCTACATTGCCAAGCCAAGATGATAACCAGTATCCCCATCCACTAATAAAACCTCCAAATTTTCCAAAACCATCTTCTGCATAGCTGAATATGCCATTTAATTCAGGCTTTTTTAATAATAAATTGTTAAAAGATAACGATAACATTAAAACACCAAAACCAACAATTATCCATGCAATAATTGCAGGTCCTGCTGCAGCACCAGATACTAAATCACTAGATATACTAAATATACCAGCACCTATTGAGGACGTAATAACTAATGCTGTTAGTGAAAACAACCCTAGTTTTTTTGATCTATCAGACATTTTGTAATCTCCTTTTGATTAATGTATTAGCCATATTTTAAATTGGTGAGAGCAATAATATTGCCCTCACCAAT from the Clostridium sp. CM027 genome contains:
- a CDS encoding DUF1667 domain-containing protein, producing MSTRELTCIGCPIGCALVVALEGKEVISVKGNTCKLGETYGKKECTNPTRVVTSSVLVSGGENEILPVKTERDIPKDMIYDCVRALKNVIVKAPISIGDVVLENILDTGVNIIATKNVKVV
- the glpK gene encoding glycerol kinase GlpK; its protein translation is MAKYVMALDQGTTSSRCILFNKEGLIASVAQKEFTQIFPSPGWVEHDPMEIWATQLGMAQEAMAKIGATAKDISAIGITNQRETTVVWNKNTGVPVYNAIVWQCRRTAGMCDELKTVGFNKVVRDKTGLILDAYFSGTKVKWILDNVAGARDEAEKGNLIFGTIDTWLIWKLTNGKVHVTDYTNASRTLLYNIHELKWDDEILSTLDIPKSMLAEVKPSSCVYGYTDNSIFGSPIAIAGAAGDQQAALFGQTCYQAGTAKNTYGTGCFLLMNTGEKAVDSHNGLLTTIAYGINGKVNYALEGSVFVAGATIQWLRDELRMIKTAPESEEYACAVEDTDGVYMVPAFVGLGAPYWDPYARGTIVGLTRGTKKEHFIRAALESLAYQTNDVLKAMQEDSGITLKSLKVDGGACANNFLMQFQSDILDVQVDRPKVIETTALGAAYLAGLAVGYWKDQEEIAKNWALSRSFEPKMGEEKRLELLKGWHKAIGRSRNWSK
- a CDS encoding MIP/aquaporin family protein yields the protein MSTKLLAEFFGTMILILLGDGVVAGSVLNKSKSQNSGWIVIASGWAMAVMLPAFIFGAISGAHFNPALTIALAVAGKFSWAQVPGYVIAQMLGAMAGATLVWLTYLEHWKATDDQAGKLAVFCTGPAIRKYSSNFLTEVIGTFVLVFVILGIGGVTAAAGLPTFVVGGLILGLGLSLGGPTGYAINPARDLGPRIVHAILPIAGKGDSDWAYSWIPVFAPIVGAVLAALVWVAVF
- a CDS encoding aminotransferase, yielding MKIANFGVEEWLNVWENDAIYDIAGSSIASFSLEEIISIDGTTPEEFFHGLLKTKMNYGWIEGSPEFKKEVSKLYENVPAENILQTNGATGANLLALYSLIEPNDHVIAMHPSYQQLYEIPKSFGAEVEFWEIYEDNDWLPKLDELKKLMRPNTKLICLNNANNPTGTIFDDNFLKEIVKIADAVGAYILVDEVYKPLDSDISVSSIVDLYDKGISTNSLSKTYSVPGIRVGWIASNKELADSFRKYRDYTMICAGVFDDYLAVHVLKNKELVLDRNKKIIHTNLEIVKEWIKNEPRVSLVFPKYVSTSFIKLDIPVDIEQFCIDILKEKGVLLVPGNRFDVPGHARLGYCSHSNILINGLKELSAYLTKFDK
- the arcD gene encoding arginine-ornithine antiporter yields the protein MSDRSKKLGLFSLTALVITSSIGAGIFSISSDLVSGAAAGPAIIAWIIVGFGVLMLSLSFNNLLLKKPELNGIFSYAEDGFGKFGGFISGWGYWLSSWLGNVAFATMLMSILSYFFPVFGNGHNIPSIIGASVFIWLLTYIVNRGVEEAAVINTLVTLFKLIPIFLFIVIGIIAFKVDLFTYHFWGNISTNFKISDIFVQVKSCMMVMMWVFVGIEGASMLSSRANKKSEAGRATVLGLLGLLIIYVLASMIPYGLMSKEQLVNLPTPTMAYILKDIVGPWGATFINIGLIISILGSWLSWTMLPAETTLLMARANLLPKKFGEVNKAGAPTFSLIITAALTQLFIFTLLFTDKAYQFAYSMGTAAILICYLFVGMYQFKISYIDRHKKGEIKQIIIGLITVIFEIWGILASGINYTLLCLLAYIPGIAFFVMARKENGEKKLLTKNQFVLTSLIVIGSIYVIYLLAISKITI